GTGATCGTCGGCGGCCAGGGCAAGAAGCGCACGCCGGCGCTGGCGGCCCGGTTCGCGGACGAGTTCAACCTGCCGTTCACCGACGCCGACACGGCGGCCGCGCAGTTCGCCCGCGTCGACGCGGCGGCGCAGGAGATCGGCCGCGACCCCAAGGAGATCCTGCGTTCGGTGGCGCTGACCGTCGCCGTCGGCCGCTCCGAGGAGGAGGTTGCGCGCCGGGCTTCGGGAATCGGGCGCGACGTCACCGAGCTGCGCGCGAACGGCCTGGCCGGGACGCCCGCCGAGGTCGTCGACCGGATCGGGCAGTGGCGGGAGAAGACCGGGATCACCCGCGTCTACCTGCAGCTGCTGGACCTGTCGGACCTGGACCAGATCGACCTGATCGCGGCTGAAGTCGCACCCCAGCTGGACTGACCCCGAAAGCCGTGAAGGCCTCCTTACCGGCCATAAGAGCCGGGAAGGAGGCCTTCACGGCTTTCAGTTCTGGAGCGCGAAGGTGACGCCCGCCGCCTTCGGGGCCTCCGGACGCGGGAGCCAGCGGTCCTCGCTCACCGGGAGCTCGCCTTCGAGCGCCGCCAGGACGGCGTCACGCGCCAGCGGGAGCACCGCTTCGACGCTGACGTCCCGCTGCAGCTCGTACGACAGCGACGTCACGCCCGCGTCGCGGATCCCGCACGGCACGATCGTGTCGAACGCCGAGAGGTCCGCGTTGCAGTTGAGCTCGAAGCCGTGCATCGTCACGCCGCGCTGGACGCGGATGCCGATCGCCGCGATCTTGCGCTCGATACCGCGGTCGTCGGCCGGGATCCACACGCCGCTGCGGCCCTCGACGCGGCCGCTGTGCACGCCCAGCTGGTCGCACACGTGGATCAGCGCCTCCTCGAGCCGCCGCACGTAGTGCACGACGTCGATCGGGTCGCCGAGCTTGACGATCGGGTAGCCGACCAGCTGGCCGGGGCCGTGCCAGGTGATCTTGCCGCCGCGGTCGACGTCGATCACCGGCGTGCCGTCGGCCGGGCGGTCGGCGGGTTCCGTGCGCTTGCCCGCGGTGTACACCGACGGGTGCTGCAGCAGGAACATGGTGTCCGGCGCGGTGCCGTCGGCGCGAGCGGTGAGCCGGCTCCGCTGGAGCTCCCAGGCTTCGGTGTACTCGATCGTGCCGAGCTCCCGGACGTCGACGGGCTCGGTGGTGGCGCGGCAGGAGGTGCGGGAAGAACTCACCCGTCGAGGCTACGCCCGTCACCCTGGGGGAGCAGCCGCAAGGCGCAGGCTGAGAGCAGCCCGACACCCG
This genomic window from Amycolatopsis mongoliensis contains:
- the lipB gene encoding lipoyl(octanoyl) transferase LipB, with translation MSSSRTSCRATTEPVDVRELGTIEYTEAWELQRSRLTARADGTAPDTMFLLQHPSVYTAGKRTEPADRPADGTPVIDVDRGGKITWHGPGQLVGYPIVKLGDPIDVVHYVRRLEEALIHVCDQLGVHSGRVEGRSGVWIPADDRGIERKIAAIGIRVQRGVTMHGFELNCNADLSAFDTIVPCGIRDAGVTSLSYELQRDVSVEAVLPLARDAVLAALEGELPVSEDRWLPRPEAPKAAGVTFALQN